The Trinickia acidisoli genome includes a window with the following:
- the trpD gene encoding anthranilate phosphoribosyltransferase, which yields MTITPQEALQRTIEHREIFHDEMLHLMRLIMRGDMSPVMAAAIITGLRVKKETIGEIAAAATVMREFARHVEVPDNANFVDIVGTGGDGANTFNISTTTMFVVAAAGAKVAKHGGRGVSSKSGSADVLEALGVHIDLQPEQVAASIAETGMGFMFAPNHHPAMKNIAPVRRELGIRTIFNILGPLTNPAGAPNQLMGVFHPDLVGIQVRVMQRLGAKHVLVVYGKDGMDEVSLGAATLVGELRDGEVHEYEIHPEDFGLQMVSNRTLKVADANESKTMLLQALDNRPGVAREIVTLNAGTALYAANIVASIADGIEVAREVVATGRARAKVDEFVRFTQQFKH from the coding sequence ATGACCATCACACCGCAAGAAGCACTGCAGCGCACGATCGAGCATCGCGAGATCTTTCACGACGAAATGCTGCATCTCATGCGGCTCATCATGCGCGGCGACATGTCGCCCGTCATGGCCGCCGCGATCATCACGGGCCTGCGCGTGAAAAAGGAGACGATCGGCGAAATCGCGGCCGCGGCCACCGTCATGCGCGAATTCGCGCGTCACGTCGAAGTGCCCGACAACGCCAACTTCGTCGACATCGTCGGTACCGGCGGCGACGGCGCCAACACCTTCAACATCTCGACGACGACGATGTTCGTCGTCGCGGCGGCGGGCGCGAAAGTCGCCAAACACGGCGGCCGCGGCGTCTCGAGCAAATCGGGCAGCGCCGACGTGCTCGAAGCACTCGGCGTGCACATCGATCTGCAGCCCGAGCAGGTGGCCGCGTCGATCGCCGAAACCGGCATGGGTTTCATGTTCGCGCCCAATCATCACCCCGCGATGAAAAATATCGCGCCGGTGCGCCGCGAACTCGGCATCCGCACGATCTTCAATATTCTCGGCCCGCTCACGAATCCGGCCGGCGCGCCGAATCAATTGATGGGCGTGTTTCACCCCGATCTCGTCGGCATTCAAGTGCGCGTGATGCAGCGCCTCGGCGCCAAGCACGTGCTCGTCGTCTACGGCAAGGACGGCATGGACGAGGTGTCGCTCGGCGCCGCGACGCTCGTGGGCGAGCTACGCGACGGCGAGGTGCACGAGTACGAGATCCACCCTGAGGATTTCGGGCTGCAGATGGTGTCCAATCGAACGCTTAAGGTGGCCGACGCGAACGAATCGAAGACGATGCTGCTCCAAGCCCTCGACAACCGTCCCGGTGTCGCGCGCGAAATCGTCACGCTCAATGCGGGCACGGCGCTGTACGCAGCGAACATCGTCGCTTCGATCGCCGACGGCATCGAAGTGGCGCGGGAAGTCGTCGCGACGGGCCGGGCGCGCGCGAAGGTCGACGAGTTCGTACGCTTCACTCAGCAATTCAAGCATTGA